The Pseudodesulfovibrio sp. zrk46 genome contains a region encoding:
- a CDS encoding class I SAM-dependent methyltransferase yields the protein MKSKTITESFVITTTDIAELRRRYDKILENAHSNLQWEYLAHESAARKLWRHFPEKDVCILCYGNDNESTQKALADKGFTVIDKLPPHELPAMGSSTYDAIISVGTFVKREASPNDLAELARITKPEGMILLSLRYGEHRNPLIDQEMERLANAGIWKVVEVFGEHYLKDGENLCKLYILQSQ from the coding sequence ATGAAGTCAAAAACAATCACCGAGTCTTTTGTCATAACAACAACCGACATAGCTGAATTGAGACGGCGGTACGACAAGATATTAGAAAATGCGCACTCCAATCTCCAATGGGAATATTTAGCTCACGAGTCTGCGGCCAGAAAACTATGGCGCCACTTTCCTGAAAAGGATGTATGTATCCTTTGCTACGGAAACGACAATGAGTCTACCCAAAAAGCATTGGCAGACAAAGGCTTTACAGTCATCGACAAGCTGCCACCCCACGAACTTCCAGCAATGGGAAGCAGCACATATGACGCCATCATCTCTGTCGGCACATTCGTCAAAAGGGAAGCATCCCCGAATGACCTCGCAGAATTGGCTCGAATCACCAAACCCGAAGGCATGATCCTGCTTTCTCTTCGATACGGCGAGCATAGGAATCCGCTCATTGACCAAGAAATGGAAAGACTGGCCAACGCCGGGATTTGGAAGGTGGTGGAGGTATTTGGAGAGCACTATCTGAAAGATGGTGAAAATCTTTGTAAACTCTACATCCTCCAATCCCAGTAA